Proteins encoded together in one Lepisosteus oculatus isolate fLepOcu1 chromosome 2, fLepOcu1.hap2, whole genome shotgun sequence window:
- the iars2 gene encoding isoleucine--tRNA ligase, mitochondrial produces MLLCRAAGALRQGVRWGPCARRGALHRGLVSSSSQTGDTAGPAVAQGDGRYRDTVLLPRTDFPMKLSGQQLLDKELEIQRRCGFSELYSWQRERKVKKEFCLHDGPPYANGDTHVGHALNKILKDIRNRFEVLRGRRVHFVPGWDCHGLPIELKALGELGTTGLTPLQVRHKAREFAEAAISRQRAAFQRWGVMADWDQCYYTFEGQYEARQLRVFQDMHSKGLIYQDYKPVFWSPSSRTALAEAELEYNPNHVSQAVYTTFPVITPPPKLASATEDWCSVGVLVWTTQPWTLPANEAICYMPNAQYSVVRRADNSQLHLVATERIASLATLLGTQLDTTASFTGSELEGGVCSHPFIPGKASPLLPANHVTMGKGTGLVHTAPAHGMEDYSVASHFRLPVVCLVDEEGRFLEQAGPELCGKEVLDQGSRTVISILKDTGALVQEEQCVHSYPYDWRTKKPVVIRPSKQWFINTASLKDRAQELLQKVRVMPESARSSLLAMLDRRTYWCISRQRSWGVPIPVFYHRVTGEPLINRHTVSHVAALFSEQGSDCWWELSMDQLLPLEVLKKSKAGTADDYERGQDVLDIWFDSGVSWAAVLDDSDPQADVYVEGKDQLGGWFQSSLLTSVAVRNKAPYRSLVVHGFALSEQGEKMSKSLGNVMDPDTVINGGPDPSAAPPYGADVLRWWVAESNVFSEVQIGPSALRSARDSIAKLRNTLRFLLGNLQGFDPQTQAVEPRDMYYIDQYLLHLLREYSIKVTDAYSVFDFGRVIRLLQGFISRDLSSFYFSIVKDRLYCDPESSLGRRSCQTVLEEILDGVTHSIAPILPHLAEEVYLHSPGRTENSTLFQSGWIKASPVWKRPGLEEVVEGACAIRDSFLSSIPGRNTAEYELIIAIEPSLLFELMESLQDEPSSSSSQLTELMMSSRTTLLSALPRDLPPSALTSRGTFLINLEGGDIREECGYSVAALPSSLLRCPRCRRYAAESPDCLCPRCQTVVTGLGH; encoded by the exons ATGCTGCTGTGCCGGGCCGCTGGGGCGCTCAGACAGGGGGTGCGCTGGGGGCCGTGTGCTCGCAGAGGCGCCCTTCATCGCGGCCTCGTCTCCAGCTCCTCACAGACTGGCGACACCGCCGGACCCGCGGTCGCCCAGGGAGATGGGCGGTACCGCGACACTGTCCTGCTGCCCCGGACCGATTTCCCCATGAAGCTGAGCGGTCAGCAGCTGTTGGACAAGGAGCTGGAGATACAGCGG CGCTGTGGCTTCTCAGAGCTGTACTCCTggcagagggagaggaaggtgaaGAAGGAGTTCTGTCTCCACGATGGTCCACCCTATGCTAATGGAGACACACATGTTGGGCATGCCCTcaacaag ATCCTGAAGGATATCCGGAATCGTTTTGAGGTTCTGCGTGGGCGGCGTGTGCACTTCGTGCCGGGCTGGGATTGCCACGGGCTGCCCATCGAGCTGAAGGCCCTGGGAGAGCTGGGCACCACCGGGCTCACGCCCCTGCAAGTCAGGCACAAAG CCCGGGAGTTTGCAGAGGCAGCGATCTCAAGACAGCGCGCAGCGTTTCAGCGCTGGGGGGTAATGGCGGACTGGGACCAGTGCTACTACACCTTTGAGGGGCAGTACGAGGCCAGGCAGCTGCGTGTCTTCCAGGACATGCACAGCAAG gGCCTCATCTATCAGGACTACAAGCCTGTGTTCTGGTCCCCCTCCAGCAG GACAGCGCTGGCTGAGGCGGAGCTGGAGTACAATCCCAATCACGTGAGCCAGGCTGTGTACACCACCTTCCCTGTGATCACGCCCCCTCCCAAACTGGCCTCCGCCACAG aggACTGGTGCAGTGTGGGAGTTTTGGTGTGGACCACCCAGCCCTGGACCCTCCCTGCCAACGAGGCCATCTGCTACATGCCCAACGCACA GTACTCAGTTGTGAGGAGAGCTGACAACTcacagctccacctggtggcTACTGAGCGTATTGCCAGCCTTGCCACCCTGCTGGGCACCCAGCTGGACACCACTGCCTCCTTCACAG GGTCCGAGCTGGAGGGTGGGGTTTGCAGCCATCCCTTCATCCCTGGCAAGGCGTCTCCACTGCTGCCCGCCAACCATGTGACCATGGGCAAGGGCACGGGATTGGTGCACACCGCGCCCGCCCACGGCATGGAGGACTACAGCGTCGCCTCGCACTTCAGGCTTCCCGTG GTGTGCCTGGTGGATGAGGAGGGCCGGTTCCTGGAGCAGGCGGGGCCGGAGCTGTGCGGCAAGGAGGTGCTGGACCAGGGCAGCCGCACAG tgatcTCCATACTGAAGGATACAGGAGCTCTGGTCcaggaggagcagtgtgtgcaCAGTTACCCATACGACTGGAGAACCAAAAAACCTGTTGTCATCCGACCCAGTAAGCAGTGGTTCATCAACACTGCCAGCCTGAAGGACCGGGCCCAG GAGCTGCTCCAGAAAGTGCGCGTGATGCCTGAGTCTGCGCGCAGCAGCCTGCTGGCCATGCTGGACAGGAGGACCTACTGGTGCATCTCACGCCAGCGGAGCTGGGGTGTCCCCATTCCTGTATTTTATCACAGAGTGACTGGAGAACCCTTAATCAACAG GCACACAGTCTCCCATGTGGCGGCGCTGTTCTCTGAACAGGGCAGTGACTGCTGGTGGGAGCTGTCCATGGACCAGCTGCTGCCCCTGGAGGTGCTGAAGAAG AGTAAGGCGGGCACCGCGGACGACTACGAGCGCGGTCAGGATGTGCTGGACATCTGGTTTGACAGCGGAGTGTCCTGGGCCGCAGTGCTGGACG ACTCGGATCCGCAGGCTGACGTCTACGTGGAGGGCAAGGACCAGCTGGGCGGGTGGTTCCAGTCCTCCCTGCTGACCAGCGTGGCTGTGCGCAACAAGGCCCCCTACAG GTCGCTGGTAGTGCACGGTTTTGCTCTGAGTGAGCAAGGGGAGAAGATGTCCAAGTCTCTGGGGAACGTCATGGACCCCGATACGGTCATCAATGGGGGCCCG GACCCCTCAGCCGCCCCCCCCTACGGTGCAGATGTGTTGCGGTGGTGGGTGGCTGAGTCCAATGTGTTCTCTGAGGTCCAGATTGGTCCCAGTGCCCTCAGGTCAGCCCGAGACAGCATTGCCAAG CTGAGGAACACTCTGCGCTTCCTACTGGGGAATCTCCAGGGGTTTGACCCACAGACCCAGGCAGTGGAGCCCAGAGACATGTACTACATTGATCAGTACCTGCTGCATCTGCTCCGAGAGTACAGCATCAAG GTGACAGATGCCTACAGCGTGTTTGACTTTGGCAGAGTGATCCGATTGCTGCAGGGCTTCATCAGCAGGGACCTGTCCAGTTTCTATTTCAGCATCGTTAAGGACAG GCTGTACTGTGATCCTGAAAGCTCGTTGGGTCGGCGTTCTTGCCAGACAGTACTGGAAGAGATTCTAGATGGGGTGACGCATTCTATCGCCCCCATCCTTCCACACCTGGCTGAGGAGGTGTACCTACACTCACCTGGACGCACAG AGAACAGTACTTTGTTCCAGAGTGGCTGGATCAAGGCCAGCCCTGTGTGGAAGCGTCCTGGCCTGGAGGAGGTGGTAGAGGGGGCGTGTGCTATCCGTGACTCCTTCCTGTCTTCAATTCCCGGCCGCAACACCGCCGAATACGAGCTTATCATCGCTATCGAGCCCAGCCTGCTGTTCGAGCTGATGGAG TCTCTGCAGGATGAGCCCAGCTCCAGCTCGTCCCAGCTGACGGAACTGATGATGTCATCGCGCACCACCCTGCTGAGCGCCCTGCCCCGCGATCTGCCCCCCAGCGCTCTCACCAGTAGGGGGACCTTCCTCATCAACCTGGAGG GTGGGGACATCCGGGAGGAGTGTGGGTACAGTGTGGCCGCCCTGCCCTCCTCGCTGCTGCGCTGCCCGCGCTGCCGCCGGTACGCGGCCGAGTCGCCGGACTGCCTCTGCCCTCGCTGCCAGACTGTCGTCACGGGACTGGGACACTGA